Part of the Thunnus albacares chromosome 11, fThuAlb1.1, whole genome shotgun sequence genome, ataatgttcATACTCTTCAAAAATTAACTTACAGCGAGTCAGAACCTGCTCTTAAGTCATAGATGCAATTCCTGGTTCATTGAGCAGCAGGTTCAGTGGTTTGAGCTTCTTCTTTGCATTTTCCAGTTCAAGTGACTCTTCATCCTCTCCAGGTCTTGTTATCATTGTCTTTCTGGACGGGGGTTTAGGAAATCCAAATCTGCAACCTGAGCCAGGACATTTGAAACATGTTCTAGAGTCATTTTTGCTGTCAATTTGCACTTCTTGCACTTTCTTGTAGAATTCAGGTTGCATATGTGGGTCAGGTAACTGAGCTGTGATATATTTTGACACAAAGTCACACCTCATCCTCATCAAACACAGGTGCACCATCAACCCATATGAGGCAATGTGTATGTGGGCTTCCTCTGTGCTGAAACTCCATTCGGTAAAAGTAGTCCACAACTTTGCCAAGAGGTTGTGCAGGAGACAATATTAAATCTCTGAATAATGCCTCGATACATTTATCAAACATGTGCATTGTTGTCACAGGAGTGCttctcaaaatgtcacatttttttggCCAGTCAAGCTCTTCAAAATTGATTTCTTCACCCTGCTGAGTCCTTATTGCGTCAATCACTTCTGGCCAACGCATTTCAGTGGCTGAAAATGTACAGACAAATGTAGGCTTTCCCAGTTGTCTGATCATGGCAAAAAGATCTTGTTTTCTCCCAATAGGCTGGAGTCCCTCTCAGTGGCTGCATGAATCTGACTGCATCTTTATTTTGCACCAGTTTCCCAATCATCAATAGAGAAAAGCCTATTTTGAAGTTACCACTGGGTGTTACTTTAATGTTTCTCTTTTCATCCAGTGTATTTTCACCCATAGGGAACTGAACAGGGAAAGCCATGGCCTTCAGTTTAGGTGTTTTGAAAAAGCTGATTGGACTGTTTCTTTCAGCTGGGACAACAGAGTAGATTCCCTCCGTAAAACATAACACACATCTCACAtaacacacactctcatgaCCTGAGAGTCACTTCTCAGTCTGGGTAGAGCATCCACTGTTTCCTGTACCTCAGATGGGACACATACAACATTACCACATATTGCTCTCTGTTGGCCCTTTGGCAGAGGAATGatcttaaaaaatgtaatgtacttGGCTATGAGATGTCTCTAAAGTATGTTGAGATCAGACAGTTCAGGTGGAATGTCAGCAAGGGTCCAAGTAGTTTGCCACAGCAAGGGGTGGCATGACACCATTTTTAAGGTGATTATGGCAGGTATAACATATCcactctttcttcctttcatcAGGCACTATGCAATGTTGATTTTTGCAGTCATCAttacaaacatgaaaatattttcctGTTAAGCATGCTACAACTACGtctggatttttaatgtagTTTGACCTTATACAGGGTCATAGTTTGGAAATTATGATTTGTGACAAACAGTGCATACATAAGTGGGACTGGCCTTTATTTGTGATTTGAACACAGATATGGCCTCTTTGATCAAACCATTGTCACTTTGATGTGTTTGTCTATTGATCCGTCTgtatttccttcttcttttctttgcacaTCTCATGCAATGCAAATTCCTAAATGCAAGATTGTTTTTATACCTGTCTCTCATTAGTTGTTTCGTTAGCTGCCTGTGTCTCTAACTCTAAATGCTTCATCATGTGTATAACACTGGCCGATATAAGATTGCTTCCTTTCCCTGAAGTCAACATTGTCTCTTTAACGGTTTGTAAGGTGCTGTTTGTGCCTCTGCCTGAAGTCAACATTGTCTCTGTAATGGTTTATAatgtactgttgtttttttgtttatattcacTGTTTGTCTCTGTAACAAATTTTGGCATTCTGTTTGTAGCTCAGTTTCAGTTTTGCGTTAGAATATCTGTATAGCCTTTTTGAGTATgattttttctttgctttatatGTTTCATCCAAAGCatattttccttctcttttctcttctgattctcttttctttttgatgcTTTTTCTGAGAAAAACTGCACATCTGATAACAGACAGCTCAGTCCTGCCTTTAGGTCAAGAAACCTATGCAGAGATCCCAATGAAGGTCCTCCTAATGTGCCGTACCTGGAAGGTTGTGTCATGTCCACATTATATATGCATCTGCGTACCATAACCTCAACAGGAAGCTCATCAGCAGCCAAATGGATATTTTTAGGAAACCTTTTCCTGGCCTCTTTATACATGATTATGATggttatgattgttgttcttctgtctcccctccccctttccctctctctctctctctctcaacccaaccggtcaaagaagatggccgcccaccaagagccaggttctgcttgaggtttctacccgttaaaggggagtttttccttaccgctgtcaccaagtgctgctcatgggggaattgttgggtctctgtaaattaaagagtacggtcttgacctactctatgtgaaaagtgccttgagatgacttttgttgtgatatggcgctatataaataaaaattgattgattgattgatcacaTCACCCTTATCCAAAACAAAGTCAAGGTCTGCTCTAGTGATGTTTTCATTCTCATGACGGAAATCAAGAAAGGTTAGTGAGTTACATGTACACTGATGATTTCTGGACTTTCTGGCCATATTTAAGAGAAGCCTGGCTGCGGGATGCAAGACCATGTCTTACAGAAGGCTGATCTACCAGGTTTACATGGTTTGTAAGATAAGGTCCTGCTATATAAGGAGCATCACTGTGACATCCCCTCTTTACAGTGTCAGCATATGAAACCTGTCGTATATGTGACAAATCACTTTGACTTCCCTGGTTTACCTGGTAAACATTAGAAAGCCCAGGTACACAGTGAGCATCACTGGAACACCCTCTCTTTACAATGTCAGCACAAGAATCCCATGGTGTACATGAAACATCATCCTGACCTCCCTGTTTTACACTTTCAGCATGAGACATGGCAGACACATTTATCTCTCCAGTGCTCTGAGAATCAAGACATTCTGTTCACTTGTTGCATGGTCCTTCAATCCCTGCCGGGGCAGCTTTGCAGCTTGTGACCTCTTACTCTTCCTTGGCATTGTTATGTTgctccaaaaccacaaatgttacttttatttgtattgttcaCAACCCAGATAGAAACACAGTAATGTCTGTATACTGTAAAATCTTCTATTAATGCAGAGGTGTAAATGTACTAACTATTTATATTCTGGTGCATTTGACAGGAAAAAGATCAAGATTCAGCTATGTGTGGTGTAACAGAATTACAACCCTGATTAAATTAAGCTGTAGAGATCAGAATACAAAACACACTCACGACATAGATATGTATAAGAAGGTAATTTACCTGGGATATCTTTTCGTTATCTGGCGTCAGTGAACCTAACACTGGCTGCCCAGATAACCATTACTACGAAGCTGGTTATGTACtagctcagtcaactctgggTTTTCTAGCTACGAGCGCATTCATGTAAGAGAGGTGGGTTTGTTAATTACGAGCAATATCATCAGAACCATAAATGAAGTACTTcataatgtgaaatgtaaacagcagactgtaatcatacaacagaataagatgTAGAAACAATAGAAATTTCCAATtattaaaagtaggctaaggcttaaaatacatataGGAATTATTATAAATGACCTAATTATAgaatattttttgatatttaattggttgatgaagaaaacattctgaatatgtcaaaCAAAGAACTTAAACTTAAAAGTAATGCCAGAAGCAATGAatggaaaagtagttaatgactgatgaggtctatctgactcaaatgttgcatttgtaatcatggagccaattaacaatgtgtgtaatatttttctaataaaagacaatctttGGTTTTTATTACCGGttatcacacagttgtctcatgttattccgagcagcagtgatggaatcagagtgtaaaatcatccacattGTCAGCTGTCACTCCAGGAGAAAATCAGCTTAAACTTAGCTAGAAttatcattatgtgtttagtgtcgtaAATGATTTCcctgtttgttagaagctctgttttaaaaccagagtggaaatagaaacatggaacaataaaatgtttctactgacctataaaaatatatattgctccTTTCACTTAttactttattgtaaactcaggagttttgtccatgtcgggatcctgtaggaatgatgactctaaagttaacctgctccagagcaggttagctgtttaGCAtaagttgccatggtgatgcaCCCCAGTAGAAAGTGAAGCACTGTCGTaaccctgaaaacccagagttaaacctTAAGTTACCTCACTAATGCCAAATCCTGCCGCATAGTATGGGCCCAAGCTCCCTTTGCCCCAGCCTGCCTCAGTCCCAggttcccagcttccagcccaagCCTTAGCCAAGCTTCCCCAGGGCTACGCTGTTTATCTAAAGGTGTGTGGTTCTGTAAGAGAATCTAGCATATCAACCAAAGCTAGGCATAGACATCTACCCAGATAACAGATAACATACAGAGCTAAAGGCTATTAATGTTGGTGTAATAAGCtagcaatataaataaaacattagctaatattataaaatattagtAAACAGTGAATAAGCAAACTGCACAACATATGACAGTCACTGTAATAGTCACTAATGAACAAGCATTCAGTGTGCAGGAGcgtaaacaacagaaaaataatgcaCTGAAAACAATAGTTAGAATACAGTGACACAACTCAGACTATTACAAGCTAGCGGCTAACCCTGAATCACATCatgtaaacagacagaaaaaccaCAACTAACTCTACAAAATATGCTCATGGCTAAATATAAACACTAATGGTGTGCGTACCATAAACATGAGTGAATATTAAACTCACGTTTCTatggacacagacagagaaacgCTCATTGGATGTCACTGTGATCCAAGGTTGGATAATCTCTGCCGTCATCTGCAGGTCTCACTCAATGCTGAATTTGCATGCACAGGCAGTGTAGGCACACTGAACTCACATACACAGAGCATGATCTGGCACAGGAGATATCGGAAAACATGCCCAGGCACATGGCCTTTTTTACACCCCCTCTTTGCAATAAATACCTTGCCCAACTGTGTTCCTCTCTCCTTGCCTCTGAGTGTCTGCTCTTGGGTTCACCTGCTCTGCCCCCAGGTAACAGAAGTGGACTGATGTGATCCACTCTCCTGGTCTCTGATTgggctgcagctgtctgatcaaCCTGTAAACACATTGTTGCTGTAGTCGAGCCTACTGAAGATAAACACATAGACAGaggtcctttaattcttgatatgttcttcaggtgatagtcAGCTGAtcttgtaattgtcttaatgtggttGTTGAAATTCAACTCTGAGTACATGACAACACCAAGATTGTGGTTTTCAACATTAGCGATTGAAGCTAAATGCAGACTTTTAATCTTGGTTCTTTGGCTCCAAAAGTAATCATCTGTTTCatctttgtttaactgaagaATCACCACAGATCTacatcacaacaaaacacatttcaataagaagaaaaaaattctgTTCAATACAAACATTagaaattctgtttttattcagtcaacgtgaaaacactttaaaaggTTCACACCTGCTCACTTCTGACTTGTCAAAtctaataaaacaaatgattcattttctttcttgtaatCTGTAAATTTATGTCAGTTCTTAATGCTTCAAAAATATTGGATgattcagctttaatctgacagACAAAACCCAGAAGGCAGcaattgaagatgaaaaatacaatttaagatttgatatatatatagatcaaagacatagagacatgactgttagctcacagtctgatccagtaataGTATGTTTGGTGATTTACACTTGAAAAGGCATcaaggttaaaatacagtagattttTAAATGTCTAGACATCTAAACCAATcagccaaaacattaaaaccactgacaggCAAAGTGAATATCATTGATTATCTCGTTAAAATGGCACCTGTCTAGGGGTGGGATGTATTAGGCAGCAGGTTATATTAGGCAACAGTCAGTTCTTGAAGTTGATGTTTTGGAAGTAGGAAAAACGGGCAAGCGTAAGGATCTGAGCGACCAGGGCCAAACTGTGATGGCTAGATGACTGGGTCAGAGCATCTCCAAAATGGCAGGTCCTGTGTCCATGCTAACCACTGTCCACCGCCGAAAGCTACAATGGGCACGTGAGCATCAGGCACTGAACCATGGAGCAATGGAAGAAGGTGGCCTTGTGGTGGAAATTGCCTTGCTATGATCAAATGAATGTGCCAGTGGGTGTGCAAAGATAACATTATGTCAACAAGAGAAAATTCCCAGGGAGTTAAGAAGGCTAATCGGTGGTATAgcaatttggttttctgtgtgagatGATTATAGGCCGCCAGGCCCGCTTTTAGTGTGAGAAAAAGGCGAAAGATGCTAAGGCAGTAATTTCTAAGATAAGTCATACTTGTGTTATCACCAAAGCATCAAGGTCACTCATGAACTCAGCAATAATGACCAAATGGTtgaacataattaaaaaaatgaggTGGAGTCTAGAAAATAAGCTCCACAATAGGAGGGGTTATGAAGGAGGGatatcatgttttatgattttgcattgGGTTTTTTCTTTGTCCCGGAATAAAGGCCTCGGTTCGCTCTGTATCTTTTtatatgcacagtaaacctattcacattgaactctacgAACTCTAAGAGTCTTTCTCTTATAAATTTTGAGTTTAATACTAAATTGTGGTggacctgaagatttattggcccatttgaagatttttcaCAACAGCTTGGTCTgatgaatcatgttttcttttacatcatgtgGACAGCCAGATGTGTGTGCATTGTTTAAGTGGGGGAGAGAAGGCACCGGGATGCATTATGGGAAGAAGGTACGCCAGCggaggcagtgtgatgctcTAAGCAATGTTCTGCTGGGAAACCTTGGATCCTggcattcatgtggatgttacttGTACCTGGTCAGGGCAGGGGCTGaagttaaaataaactttacCCATTTACTCTTTTAACAGGATCAACtttattgaaaaaataacaCTTTGATTCAGGAGGAAGGGGTTCCATAAATGTGTATTTCTCTGCTtctataatgtgttttaatgtaatgatGCTGCTTCTTTCCTTACTTCATTCTTGTTGTTGCTCcaaatgcagcctttaaaaacTCTAAAACTATCATGAATCCTTGTATTTACTGTGTTCCTGTAATTCTTTCTGTATTTGATCGACTGCCTGATCATTCTTTGGACAGGTCAGTAATCCGCTCTTCGTCTCGTGGAAAAGAACGTGAACATCCAACACAACGTTGTCATACATATCAGACCATCTTCTTCCATCAGTTGAATAGTCAACATCTCGGGTGTGATGCATCAGCACCAGGATCACAGGTTTCTCACCACAGGAGCCTGAAACACCAGAGAAGAACATGAGACTTCCTATTCTGGCACATTCATGGCTACATTAATTTATCTTTCCCTCTCAGTTTAAAGATCTTCTATTCTGGccttttttgactcatttttataaatactgagtctattttaaacatatctgacattttattcaccaaaagttgtttagatttctctaaatccatctttccttacagcccagactcccctctgtcctccagcaggctgtttctgaagctatttacataaaatctgcattataAATGAGTCCCTACTTTGACTCACTCACAGGGGAGAGTGGATTTGGCTGATTTGATGATTGCCCTGTAAAGTCCCATTGGTGGTACCTAGGCATATTTTAGCAGATGGTTGACACTGTTGTCAATAATGCATGGTTTCTCTATCAGCGTGATGCACCAGCACTGGGTCAGAAACACCAGTGTTTCAAGGACTTTAGGTTGAATGCTGCCTAAGGACTCATCTACCCAGAGAAGCAGAAAAGGGGACGACCCTCCAAAGGAAATGAAGACTATACACCACTAAGAGTAATCAAACAGCCAAAAGTCTCCAGATCTGTGGATGATATGAGATATGATGGGATTGATCACTTCTCTATCCTGTCAGAAAGGCCGATGCAGGATGTGTCAGGATGGACAGACCTCCATCATGTGTCAGAAGTGCAAAGTGAGGCTTTGCATTGTCACTGATCAAACTGCTCACAACTGTTTACTCAGCTTCTATTGCTGATAGGATATTGCTAGTGTAGGGGAGGctttgtgtatttacagtaaaaatcctcaatgtccttgttttttgtgattttatagCACGTTTGGTAACTGCTTTGGTGTTCTGCACTCAGTGTCGGCAATGGCTGAGAAACTGTAGTAATAAAGACACTCAGACTGCAACTTCTCATATTTTTTCCAAACGAACCATTGTTGTTCCTTCCATACACTTAAAATGCACCACTTCCTGTGCAGCAGAGGATTTCCCCCCTCATACATGTTTAtaacagcaaatgtaaaaactttAGTGAAGTCGCTATAGGTTGAATCACTATTGTATGGGATGAATTTAGAGCAAAATGAACATTTACTTGTTATTACTTAAACTGTAAGAAGCCACTGCATTCCACTCTTGTATAAAATGTTGCCACTACAGGGAAGATGGTTgtataaaaacaagaataagtTGTTTTGTTCATAAATGTTAATAGTTTGTTGCTTATTCAGAGACTAAATTTGTTTGCAGTGTTCAAACATGTGAATAACtatgttttgttcagtttttgtcacttttttaaaatgttgtttgcaAAGCATGAAAGAAAGTAGCTAActaattatttataaaatgtttaaaagttgatgtgaactATTAATATATACTATTATtataaaaagggggaaaaagttaaatttataCCTGAAATAGGAAAAGAATCTCAGGAGATACAGAATGTAAATAGGAAAATGAACCtcatattttgaaaaacaatatgaaattttgtcattttagccTAGATACATTGGAAAATGGCAATTAATTAGTTTtccaaaatattcatatttgctTGCACATTTAACGGCTCGATttgtaggaatcagaaattccctCTCATAGTGATACCTGTGGCtgttaaatgagctgcagttaACATCCTGTTGCTCGCAGTCACATTGCaagactattgcaggtgatgtctttttcctcgctTACACTTCTAATAATTACATAACAGACCTCTCAAGTGTTTTGCACCTTGTTTCAGCAAATTGATATGTGCGTGCCCATTTAAAGGTTAACAGTTACCAGCATGACATTTCTGTTCAACTGTGAGATGCAgatctttttcatttaaatagtGGAATTAAAACTGTGTCTGAATTCACAGGGCAAccttcttgttttatttaaatgaagttgattatattattatctgTTATTCACATGGTATATTTATTAGATGTCATTTCAGCTCCAGGCACTGTCCATTTCAGTCTACGGTACGACCTAAACAGCCGGACTCAGAATGAGGTGGCCTCGGTTTGCATGCTTCTCTTCATGTGGGAAAATTTAACATTATTAGATGATAAGAGGTCATATTTATCAGGAATTAAACAAGACTTGTGTTGATATAATTATCTACAGCAGTTTTGActataaaaggaaaaactgtgaGCGACTGTTCTTCAGTGAACTCGCTGCTCCTCCTGTCATTTAAATCCCGTCTAGACTGACATCCTCgtattttaaaggtttttactTCTGCTGCATTTTATCAGCTCAGGGTGAAATTTGACTtttgtgttaaaatatttttgctgatctgacagatggaaacatgctaACAGCAACATATCGGCCTGTTTGAGCCACGATGacgacagaaacaaataaaagcatcagGAGAGCAAAACCCCATCAAAGCTGATCAGATGTGCTGCTGTAATGTCAGCTACAGGTTGGTGCTGCTGTGTACTGCTGAATGTCCATCTCTGTTACAGACCAGATCCATGGTTCACTCATTTCATTCCCCACCTCCCCCTGTGATGTTCATCCTGACTGAAAGAAGCTTCAGACTCAACATGAACTCTGGTTCTGAGTGTTGATCTGCAGAATCTGATCTGAACATGATGTCTGAGCTGCACAGATTTCAGTCAGAACAAGTTAGAAACAACAAGTCTTTCCTTCACCTTTAATGTCTGTCATGGCTGCATTCACATCTGATCCAACACGAGACGTGATTGGACAGAAGACGATAACCACGTGGCTTTCCTGCAGGTCTCTGGTGGTTTCAACATTCTTCACTTTGTCCAGTAGGACTTGATGGGCTCCAAAAGTTTTACCAGTAACCACCGAGTACACCTTCACCTTTGCTGAAAGATCAACACATTGTTTAAGTTTATACATTTGCCAAACTTACATGAACCTAGTAGAGAAatacacatcatcatcacatattttgtttgtgagttgtaatctgtaaaactgtcaaatgaataaagtgaagagaaaagaacatgatttccctctgaaatgtagcagaGCACAGGTAATAAAAAacagcatcaaatggaaatattcaagtaaatgTACCAAAAAATTGCACTAAATGAAATGCCACCATTAGAAACATAAATCTGATCAAATTATGTGTGAAACAGGTTTCTGTGTAAGAACTGtgaaaaaaagttcaaatagttaaaaaaaattccCAAAGACCAGAAATGATAGATTCCTGTCTTGTACAGTCGCACTGCCTCTGAGTGTAATCAGATACTCATGAAATCTATATGTAACAGTATATTCACAGGAGTCAcatgacaaaaaatacaatcaCCTCCATCAGGTTTCTGCTTTGGAGATATGAGATGTTCCTTTGAAAGATCAGAGTGTTTCTCCAGATCTGTGTGGTTTCCTGGGACCTCGATGATGTCTTTCACAAAGCGTTCAGCATccacagacagaacagaaaaaagtgtgTTAAAGTCTctgttacagctgcagtttgtgagtgtgtgtgtgtgtgttttttttgttcttaccTGTCCTAAATTGCTCATTAGGACTTGTGAAAATTATTAGGACCAGGTGGATAAAGTCCTGTAGAGATGAGCAGACTGTGCCAGTGGGccagtcagcagctttcagGCTGTGTGTTGGTTGTAAACCTTTCTTTACTCCAGCTGTGGTGTACTGGGGTCGGTGACTTGTGTTtgttagtgttgtgttgtagtgtttgtttgcttgattttctttgtttaactAGTTCAGCTTTCCTCTTGTATAGAGAGTAGGTTTCAGTTATTGTTTTGTGGTCTTTTGTACATTTGACTTACATTGTTAATAAATTCTTGGTTCATTTATATACTTCCATGTCCTTACTTCTTTGTCCCTGGgtcaatgtttttatgttagaCTCTTCATCGCCCAGATCAATTCTGGGGACCTAACAGTCTCTTTTTGATAAAGTTACATAGCTTATTATTACATTCCTTTGATTGTGTTACAGAGTGGAGCTTCGTCCCTCACAGATGATCTTTGTTTgagtacagacacacaaaccaacaacagacgagtttcattttgtcatcaaGTGACTCACAGAATTAATTAGTGACAGCTGACCTGCATAGCAGTGGAAACATGACTTCAATACAAATGATGAGTCTGTAACGTGTAAAAttaatgtttcagtttgttaaatacctgcagcatcacacagcagcagaaacaataagTAGTGTTTGCATCTATGTAGGAGACACAGTGGCGGTAACCAGATAATCAATAGATCAGATATTGATAAATTCAGTCTATATGTAAAAGTATATTCAGAGGAGTCACATGACATTTCttcaatgaaataaagaaaaaaatttgaTCACCTCCATCAGGTCTCTGCTTTTGGGATATGAGATGTTCCTTCAAAAGTTTAAAGAATTTCACCAGATCTGTGCGGTTCCCTTGGACCTCAGGGATGTCTTTCACAAAATGTTCAGCATctacagacagaacagacagattGTGTTTAAGTCTCTTTTTGTTAATAACAATTACacatcttattattattattattattattattattattattattattattattatggccctttaaaggacaagtgtgtaggatttagtggcatctagtggtgaggttgcagatggCAACCAGCTGTATACCCCCAGCCCTCCTGCTTAAAGTGTATAGGAGAACCTACGGCACATGAAAGGCCTCTCaggagccagtgtttggtttgtcctttctgagctactgtagaaacatggcggtgcaacatggcgagctccgtggaagaggacccgctccctatgtagatataaaggctcattctaaggtaacaaaaacacaacaattcttattttcaggtgattatacactaattaaaacatacttatgaatattatattctatttctgccaagtccattccactagatgccactaaattctacacactggtcctttgaTATTGATTATCTGCTAATGCAGAGTCTGATCTGATACTTATATTTGCATAGCAACAGAAGATATTCAATGTTTATTCCATCTGTATCtgacacattaaaataacagctGTAGCAATAAACTTAGCAAACATTATTTTTCAGGAACTACTTAATCCAAATCCTGAGGGTCCTGAGTGAAAACTATTGATTGATCAGATGAAATGATTGATTTGATGTGAATGACAGTTGAAGTGGAGAATGTGACTCTTGATCCTCTAGAGTGAAGATGTCTCACTCTGTTGGAACTACAGAAACACTCTGATTGTGTTACAGAGTGGAGCTTCTTCCCTCACAGATGATCTTTGTTTgagtacagacacacaaaccaacaacagatgagtttcattttgtcatcaaGTGACTCACAGAATTAATTAGTAACAGCTGATTGCAATTAATAGTTCAGtttgttaaatacctgcagcatcacacagcagcagaaaca contains:
- the LOC122991913 gene encoding uncharacterized protein LOC122991913, with the translated sequence MDAPLSSDCVEASTSSCNPANRIKNLKQPTTGPRALPFKIQRDDAAVLTSTAENSLHVFVSRTKDLEQPETSQLLATVQAHESNRKGQQDRLKTRRSAGEQLQYTNRLSSQKHKLQRSPNHQNSPQSFSSPVSKTEDTPRTAVFLCSSCSKTEDTSAQQHFSALRVVPLLLVFLWILLTVGNQPTGDAGDGSQNLMENLQELKGLIPEECFMHAEHFVKDIPEVQGNRTDLVKFFKLLKEHLISQKQRPDGDAERFVKDIIEVPGNHTDLEKHSDLSKEHLISPKQKPDGAKVKVYSVVTGKTFGAHQVLLDKVKNVETTRDLQESHVVIVFCPITSRVGSDVNAAMTDIKGSCGEKPVILVLMHHTRDVDYSTDGRRWSDMYDNVVLDVHVLFHETKSGLLTCPKNDQAVDQIQKELQEHSKYKDS